One part of the Mariniblastus fucicola genome encodes these proteins:
- a CDS encoding PD40 domain-containing protein, producing the protein MTMKKILLPAVCLLLLTISLATSSHAQTKSALGALAVSPDGKTLVAAGYNRVMYVCNPDDLTVNKRIYLNIVPYEAFFSSDGSSLVIFSSDKVITIYDTATWKRKAEIKKTYDIAIASKTNEMVVMHGTKYRDSKRFTPVAVYDLSTGEKKCETSFEMDGYAIGTNEDASQVIVISRARTDESEAKEKTPKELEGMERDEFEQKHDGRIADVLWLDGELKETNRYSSFYSDSGNNVCLIKDHVATFIVYRNRCATLSPDGDIKLFRTGTSYNYGIGVSPDGKTLASGGLATGMVMDIDKKTSISFDHPRLPGFPEYFYGFAFGADGTIYGGTSAWRIIKISPEGEVLSETPIF; encoded by the coding sequence ATGACCATGAAAAAGATTTTGCTGCCTGCTGTTTGCCTATTACTGCTGACGATTTCACTCGCAACTTCGTCACACGCCCAAACGAAATCTGCCCTTGGGGCGCTCGCCGTTTCTCCGGACGGCAAAACGCTTGTCGCCGCCGGTTACAACCGCGTGATGTACGTTTGCAATCCGGACGATCTGACGGTCAACAAACGGATCTATCTGAACATCGTGCCTTACGAGGCCTTTTTCTCATCCGATGGAAGTTCGTTGGTCATTTTCTCGTCTGACAAAGTGATAACGATCTACGACACCGCAACATGGAAACGTAAAGCCGAAATTAAAAAGACTTACGACATCGCAATCGCGTCCAAGACGAACGAAATGGTGGTGATGCACGGGACGAAGTACCGGGACAGCAAACGGTTCACCCCGGTCGCAGTTTACGATTTGTCGACCGGTGAGAAGAAGTGTGAGACGTCATTCGAGATGGATGGGTATGCGATCGGGACCAACGAAGACGCTTCGCAAGTCATTGTGATCAGCCGCGCACGCACCGATGAATCGGAAGCCAAAGAAAAGACTCCAAAAGAGCTTGAGGGGATGGAACGTGATGAGTTTGAGCAAAAACATGACGGCCGAATCGCCGACGTGTTGTGGCTCGATGGGGAACTGAAAGAAACCAATCGATACTCTTCGTTCTACAGCGATTCGGGAAACAACGTCTGCTTGATCAAGGATCACGTAGCGACGTTTATTGTCTACCGAAACCGCTGTGCGACCCTATCGCCGGACGGTGACATCAAACTGTTCCGCACCGGGACCAGTTACAACTACGGCATCGGTGTTTCGCCCGACGGAAAGACGCTGGCCTCTGGTGGACTGGCGACCGGCATGGTGATGGACATCGACAAGAAGACGTCGATCAGTTTCGACCACCCACGACTGCCGGGATTCCCTGAGTACTTCTACGGCTTTGCGTTTGGCGCCGACGGAACGATTTACGGCGGCACCAGCGCGTGGCGTATCATCAAAATTTCTCCCGAGGGTGAAGTCCTCAGTGAGACCCCGATTTTCTGA
- the dtd gene encoding D-aminoacyl-tRNA deacylase: MRAVIQRVSKSQVDVNGETIGSIGKGLLVLLGVEKGDGKSDFDYVLGKTLGLRIFEDDDGKMNLSATQVGAELLVISQFTLLGDVRKGRRPAFTAAEDPSIAEPTYLRFVEAARASGLKVQTGIFGADMKVHLLNDGPVTILLDSKKTF, translated from the coding sequence ATGCGAGCGGTTATTCAGAGAGTCAGCAAATCCCAAGTCGATGTGAATGGCGAAACCATCGGCTCCATCGGCAAGGGCTTGCTGGTGCTGTTGGGCGTAGAAAAGGGCGACGGAAAGTCTGACTTTGACTACGTGCTCGGCAAAACTCTCGGGCTGAGAATCTTTGAAGATGACGACGGCAAGATGAACCTTTCGGCGACTCAGGTTGGCGCGGAGTTGCTGGTCATCAGCCAATTCACACTGCTGGGCGACGTCCGCAAAGGCAGACGGCCAGCGTTTACTGCGGCGGAAGATCCATCGATTGCCGAGCCAACCTATTTGCGATTTGTTGAGGCCGCGCGGGCATCGGGGCTAAAAGTGCAAACGGGCATTTTCGGCGCCGACATGAAAGTCCATCTACTCAACGACGGACCAGTCACAATCTTGCTGGACAGCAAAAAGACATTTTGA